Below is a genomic region from Leifsonia sp. Root112D2.
ACGGCCAACGTCGCAGCGATCTCACTGTGCGAGTATCCGCCGTAATAGGCGAGGCTGACGGCCTGTCGTTGCACGTCACTCAACCGCTGCATGGCCTGCTCCACCCTTTCGTGCTCGACGCGTACTTCGACCTGCTCCGCAACCTGGTCGTATTCGGGAGCCAGATCGCGGATACCCACCTTGATGTCACGATTGCGCCCCGCCTGCGCCGACCGAATCCGGTCGATCGCTCGTCGGTGCGCCATCGTGAGCGTCCACGTGGATGCTTTTCCTTTATTCGGTTCAAATCGGGCGGCGGATTGCCAAATCTCGAGAAAGACCTCCTGCGTGACTTCTTCGGCCTGGGCATGGTCTACGAGCAGTCGACGCACCAGGCCGAGAACGCGCGGAGCAAGGCGATCGTAGAACTCGCCGAAGGCCGCCTGATCTCCCTGGGCGACCCGGCCCAGAAGCTCCTCGGTCGAAACCGCAAAGTCCGCGCCCGTCGGCTCGTCTCTCTCGGTCTCGGTCGGCACTTCTCCAGCATGACAGGTTCCGTTGCGAGAACACGCCATCACGCCCACGGCTGGCTATCCGAACGTGAAGGAATACGCCTGGATGCCGGCGCCGAGCGACAGATTCAGGGTGCCGCTCGCGCTCGCATCCGTTTTCAGCAGTCGATACGACTTCGGCGTGCCGCTCACCTTCAGCGTGTGCTTTGTGCCGTTTGCCGTGTAGCTGAGCGTGCCGGTGCCTCCGAGCACCATGCGCACCTCACGGGCGGTGTAGTTCAGGCGGATGCGCGCGTTGTCGCCCGCGGAGGTGATCTCCTGGGCCTGCAGCGTGAATGCCCCATCCAGCGCGAAGCTGTTGGCGGCGAGCTTCGAGGGAAAGCTGAACTTCTCGCTACTGGGCGAGTACTTCTCGGAGCCGGCGAAATTCTGCTGCTTGGTATAGCCGAGGAACGTCTCTGGGGTCGTGCTTCCCGAGACGGGGGTGCTGTCAGCGACCTCGGTGCTCGGCGGCAGCGTGACATCCGGGTTGGCCTGGGTCAGCAGCTGCCGGATGAGCTTCTCGGTCGAGGCGTAGTCGCCCT
It encodes:
- the sigK gene encoding ECF RNA polymerase sigma factor SigK; this encodes MPTETERDEPTGADFAVSTEELLGRVAQGDQAAFGEFYDRLAPRVLGLVRRLLVDHAQAEEVTQEVFLEIWQSAARFEPNKGKASTWTLTMAHRRAIDRIRSAQAGRNRDIKVGIRDLAPEYDQVAEQVEVRVEHERVEQAMQRLSDVQRQAVSLAYYGGYSHSEIAATLAVPIGTVKTRLRDGMIRLREELGVES